A portion of the Ktedonobacterales bacterium genome contains these proteins:
- a CDS encoding DUF6194 family protein: MKAEGINVNEAEISQYITDRFQGVDVVVASDASFFFYNPDSTVPPDHRFPFVTIVTSDAFDQFSNLNRPSVFRLNIGLGKQTFRSLFGLPKASSGRDSAAESGATSSDHDFTALDHLMPHPVYGRMYWVCVLNPSAETLETKVRPLLAEAYELAVSRYNRQAARR; encoded by the coding sequence ATGAAAGCTGAGGGTATTAACGTGAACGAAGCTGAGATCAGCCAGTACATCACCGATAGGTTTCAGGGCGTGGATGTGGTGGTCGCTTCGGACGCCAGTTTCTTCTTCTACAACCCGGATAGTACCGTGCCGCCGGATCACCGGTTTCCGTTTGTGACGATTGTGACGAGCGATGCCTTTGACCAGTTCTCCAACCTCAACCGCCCGTCAGTCTTTCGACTGAACATCGGCCTTGGCAAGCAGACGTTTCGCTCGCTGTTCGGCTTGCCAAAGGCGTCTTCCGGCAGGGACAGCGCGGCTGAAAGCGGCGCTACCTCCAGTGACCACGACTTCACCGCCCTGGATCACCTGATGCCTCATCCTGTGTATGGGCGGATGTACTGGGTGTGTGTACTCAACCCCAGCGCCGAGACGCTTGAAACGAAGGTGCGGCCATTGCTGGCCGAGGCTTACGAACTGGCAGTGAGCAGGTATAATAGACAGGCGGCCCGCAGATAA
- the nth gene encoding endonuclease III, translated as MTEQERASELIARLHQAYPDAKCSLDFTTPLELLIATILSAQCTDERVNMVTKTLFKKYRTAQDYAAAPLAQLEQDLKQVNFYRNKAKNIQATAAILVQRYDGQVPHTMQELIALPGVARKTANVVLSNALGQVEGIIVDTHVRRLSQRLGLTSSEDPLKIEQELMKKLPRQDWLAITHLLIYHGRAVCQARKPLCQQCVLIDLCPTGSGYVVGAGARATNGSENAGTQFPQAPAAGGAGARAAAKASGSPEP; from the coding sequence ATGACCGAGCAAGAACGAGCCAGCGAATTGATTGCGCGACTCCACCAGGCGTATCCTGACGCAAAGTGTTCCCTCGATTTCACCACGCCGCTGGAGCTGCTCATAGCGACGATCCTGTCGGCCCAGTGTACCGACGAGCGCGTCAATATGGTCACGAAGACCCTCTTCAAGAAATACCGGACCGCCCAGGATTACGCGGCGGCCCCGCTGGCGCAGCTTGAACAAGATCTCAAGCAGGTGAACTTCTATCGCAACAAGGCGAAGAACATCCAGGCCACCGCCGCGATCCTCGTCCAGCGTTATGACGGCCAGGTTCCCCACACGATGCAAGAACTCATCGCCCTGCCCGGCGTTGCCAGAAAAACCGCCAACGTCGTTCTGAGCAACGCCCTCGGCCAAGTCGAAGGGATCATCGTAGACACCCACGTAAGACGCCTCAGCCAACGACTGGGCCTCACCAGCAGCGAAGACCCGCTCAAGATCGAGCAGGAACTCATGAAGAAGCTGCCCCGCCAGGATTGGCTCGCCATCACCCACCTCCTGATCTATCATGGGCGGGCCGTGTGCCAGGCCCGCAAGCCGCTCTGCCAGCAATGCGTCTTGATTGACCTCTGCCCTACTGGCTCCGGCTATGTCGTCGGCGCGGGCGCGCGAGCGACCAACGGGAGCGAGAATGCGGGAACCCAGTTCCCGCAAGCACCCGCCGCCGGAGGCGCGGGCGCGCGAGCCGCTGCCAAAGCTTCTGGCAGCCCTGAGCCATGA
- a CDS encoding hydantoinase/oxoprolinase family protein, giving the protein MSAYRFGIDVGGTFTDLLAFDEQAGALLRYKVSSTPQAPEEGALHALQAFFHDQPDAPVSLISHSTTLATNALLGQLHLDLPRLALITTAGFRDVLEIGRQGRAEVYNLFVRRPPPLVARRDRFGVRERLDARGVVVEPLDEAALRGIARELSERGIRHAAICFLHAYQNPVHERRARQVLLEQFPGLSITLSSEVDPEEREYERASTTVMNALLAPIVRDYLQRLETAQERREAALFIMQSNGGVSSAAQVMARPATIIESGPASGVIGAAHLGKLLGIERLLSFDMGGTTAKAGMILDGMPQVVGEFEAAGRTHSGRAVRGSGYPVRFPFIDLAEVSAGGGTIAWIDGAGAVRVGPQSAGADPGPVCYGKGAQEPTVTDAHLVLGRLNPGQLAGGAVVLSRELAEDALAQMAGRIAGFDSVRLAAGIIRLINADMAKVLRIVSLERGHDPRLFTLVAFGGAGPLHACALADELALPRILIPPQPGLFSAWGLLVADHTHTELRSILASASACRPDQLEGIFKQLEAKGQQALAREQTEPGQIAFRRKLEMRYMGQSFDLTLPAPALLDASGLREVQEAFHVLHEQTYGYGARDNEIELVAARLEAIVQSAKPAPPAYSLRHSQPDSEAQVGERPVFFDESGAFHATPIYQRERLLPGNIVSGPAIIEQYDTTTMLPPGWKASVDRLTNLVLERSGGEL; this is encoded by the coding sequence ATGAGCGCGTATCGTTTCGGCATAGACGTGGGAGGCACCTTCACCGATCTGCTCGCCTTTGATGAGCAGGCTGGCGCGCTCCTGCGTTACAAAGTCTCCAGCACTCCCCAGGCGCCTGAAGAGGGCGCGCTGCATGCCCTCCAGGCGTTCTTTCATGACCAGCCCGACGCGCCCGTGAGCCTCATCAGCCATTCCACCACGCTTGCCACCAACGCCCTGCTGGGGCAATTGCACCTGGACCTTCCCCGGCTGGCGCTCATCACCACCGCCGGATTTCGTGACGTATTGGAGATTGGCCGTCAGGGCCGCGCAGAAGTCTATAACCTCTTTGTGCGCCGTCCTCCTCCCCTGGTAGCGCGGCGTGACCGCTTTGGCGTTCGTGAGCGCCTGGACGCGCGCGGCGTCGTGGTCGAACCGCTAGATGAAGCGGCCTTGCGCGGCATTGCGCGTGAACTCTCCGAGCGTGGCATCAGGCACGCGGCCATCTGCTTCCTGCACGCCTATCAGAACCCCGTCCATGAACGACGCGCCCGCCAGGTTCTGCTTGAGCAGTTCCCCGGCCTGTCCATCACCCTCTCCTCTGAGGTAGACCCGGAGGAGCGCGAGTACGAGCGCGCCAGCACCACCGTCATGAACGCGCTGCTCGCCCCGATTGTGCGCGACTACCTCCAGCGGCTAGAAACGGCCCAGGAGAGGCGCGAGGCCGCGCTGTTTATCATGCAATCCAACGGCGGGGTATCCAGCGCGGCTCAGGTCATGGCCCGGCCAGCTACTATCATCGAATCCGGCCCCGCCAGCGGCGTCATCGGCGCGGCCCATCTTGGGAAGCTGCTTGGCATCGAACGGCTGCTGAGTTTCGATATGGGCGGCACCACCGCCAAGGCTGGCATGATTCTGGATGGCATGCCCCAGGTCGTAGGAGAGTTCGAGGCAGCGGGGCGCACGCACAGTGGCCGGGCGGTACGCGGGAGCGGCTATCCGGTTCGCTTCCCGTTTATTGACCTGGCGGAAGTGAGCGCGGGCGGCGGAACCATCGCCTGGATTGACGGCGCTGGCGCGGTGCGCGTCGGCCCACAGAGCGCGGGCGCAGACCCCGGCCCCGTCTGCTATGGCAAAGGCGCTCAGGAGCCAACGGTCACAGACGCTCATCTGGTGCTGGGGCGTCTCAATCCGGGCCAGCTTGCGGGCGGCGCGGTGGTCCTCTCGCGGGAGCTGGCCGAGGACGCGCTGGCGCAGATGGCCGGGCGCATTGCGGGGTTTGACAGCGTTCGTCTGGCTGCCGGTATTATTCGCCTCATCAATGCAGATATGGCGAAAGTCCTGCGTATCGTTTCGCTGGAACGCGGGCATGATCCCCGGCTCTTCACCCTGGTGGCCTTTGGTGGCGCTGGCCCACTGCATGCCTGCGCCCTGGCCGATGAACTGGCGCTCCCCCGGATTCTCATCCCTCCCCAACCAGGGCTTTTCTCCGCCTGGGGTCTGCTGGTGGCCGACCACACGCACACCGAATTGCGCTCTATCCTCGCGTCTGCCTCGGCATGCCGCCCGGACCAGTTGGAGGGCATCTTCAAGCAGTTGGAAGCGAAGGGCCAGCAGGCGCTCGCCAGAGAACAAACAGAGCCAGGCCAGATCGCCTTTCGGCGCAAGCTGGAAATGCGCTACATGGGCCAGTCCTTTGACCTGACGCTGCCTGCCCCTGCTCTGCTCGATGCCAGCGGGCTGCGAGAAGTACAGGAGGCATTCCACGTCTTGCACGAACAGACCTACGGCTATGGCGCGCGCGACAACGAGATCGAGTTGGTAGCGGCCAGGCTCGAAGCGATTGTTCAGAGCGCCAAACCCGCGCCGCCAGCCTACTCGCTCCGACACAGCCAGCCAGATAGCGAGGCCCAGGTGGGAGAGCGGCCCGTCTTCTTCGATGAATCGGGCGCATTCCACGCGACCCCGATTTATCAGCGTGAGCGCCTGCTCCCAGGCAATATCGTGAGCGGCCCGGCCATTATCGAGCAATATGACACGACTACTATGCTGCCGCCCGGCTGGAAAGCCAGCGTTGACCGCCTGACCAATCTCGTCCTTGAGCGCAGCGGAGGAGAGCTATGA
- a CDS encoding DUF433 domain-containing protein yields MEQTRYPLIERDPEVMNGKPVIKDTRLTVELILERLADGYTVEQLLDNYPRLTREGILAVLDYAAGLAHAEAERAERAAS; encoded by the coding sequence ATGGAGCAGACACGGTATCCCTTGATTGAACGTGACCCCGAAGTGATGAATGGCAAGCCGGTGATTAAGGACACTCGTCTGACGGTGGAACTGATCTTAGAGCGGCTAGCCGATGGCTATACCGTCGAGCAATTGCTTGATAATTACCCACGCTTGACCCGTGAAGGCATCCTGGCCGTCTTAGACTATGCGGCTGGCCTGGCGCATGCCGAAGCAGAGCGGGCAGAGCGTGCCGCCTCATGA
- a CDS encoding hydantoinase B/oxoprolinase family protein — MGTSQQPGPDPIIVEVIRNALLYASEEMGIVVRNASFSPNIKERLDHSCALFDERGRLIAQAEHIPVHLGSLPVGISNTLAYLERHGQRLDAGDMIVVNNPYIAGTHLNDITLIRPIYYEQHLVGYAASKAHHTDVGGRVPGSISSDATEVFQEGLILPPVKLMVGARFQQDIADIICANSRTPASRMGDLRAQVAGNLRGELHLQEVIARYGLPIFRAAVNRILDESEIRLRHQLAGFPAGRYEAEDYLDDSGQSDTPVRLKVTLTLADGAISVDYTGTDAQVQAPVNAVFGVTLSAVYYVLRSVTDHTIPMNEGCFRPVTVSAPEGTLLNPRFPAPVAGGNVETSMRNADVLLQAFAKVAPERVPACGGGTMTNLMVGGDDWAFYETIGVGMGGRPGLDGIDGIQTNMTNTLNTPIEAMERHFPIRMTHYEFRENSGGQGQWRGGCGLVRGFALLTDRATVTLLGDRARFAPPGAQGGQPGRTGERTLLRHNDHQTHVPLPAKTTFLMRQGDELIIQTPGGGGFGSPAQRDLDQIAHDRESGLSTLS, encoded by the coding sequence ATGGGAACGAGTCAGCAGCCAGGGCCAGACCCGATCATCGTTGAGGTCATCCGCAACGCCCTGCTCTACGCCAGCGAAGAAATGGGCATTGTCGTGCGCAACGCCTCTTTCTCGCCCAACATCAAAGAGCGGCTCGACCATTCCTGCGCGCTCTTTGATGAGCGTGGCAGGCTGATTGCCCAGGCGGAGCATATCCCGGTTCATCTTGGCTCCTTGCCCGTTGGCATCTCCAATACACTGGCGTACCTGGAGAGGCACGGCCAGCGCCTGGATGCGGGCGACATGATCGTCGTCAACAATCCCTATATCGCTGGCACGCACCTGAACGACATCACGCTCATTCGCCCCATCTATTACGAGCAGCACTTGGTGGGCTATGCCGCCAGCAAGGCCCATCACACCGACGTTGGCGGGAGAGTCCCTGGCAGCATCTCCAGTGACGCCACCGAAGTCTTCCAAGAGGGGCTGATTCTGCCTCCGGTCAAATTGATGGTTGGCGCTCGCTTCCAGCAGGATATTGCCGACATCATCTGCGCCAACTCGCGCACCCCGGCCTCGCGTATGGGCGATCTGCGCGCCCAGGTGGCCGGAAATCTCCGGGGCGAGCTTCATCTCCAGGAAGTGATCGCGCGCTACGGCTTGCCCATCTTTCGCGCCGCCGTCAATCGCATTCTGGATGAATCAGAGATACGCCTGCGACACCAGCTCGCGGGCTTTCCTGCTGGCCGCTACGAAGCTGAAGACTATCTTGATGACAGCGGACAGAGCGACACTCCTGTGCGGCTGAAAGTAACGCTCACCCTTGCCGACGGCGCAATCAGTGTGGACTATACCGGCACAGATGCCCAGGTTCAGGCGCCTGTGAATGCCGTGTTTGGCGTCACGCTCTCAGCCGTCTATTACGTGCTGCGCAGTGTCACCGACCACACCATCCCCATGAACGAGGGCTGCTTCCGGCCTGTCACCGTTTCTGCGCCAGAAGGCACGCTGCTCAACCCGCGCTTCCCAGCGCCTGTGGCGGGCGGGAATGTCGAAACCTCCATGCGCAACGCTGATGTGCTCCTTCAGGCATTCGCCAAAGTCGCGCCTGAGCGTGTGCCAGCCTGTGGCGGCGGAACCATGACGAATCTGATGGTGGGCGGAGATGATTGGGCTTTTTACGAAACGATTGGCGTCGGCATGGGCGGGCGTCCGGGGCTGGATGGCATTGACGGCATCCAGACCAACATGACCAACACCCTCAACACCCCCATTGAGGCGATGGAGCGACACTTTCCCATCCGCATGACTCACTATGAGTTCCGCGAAAACAGCGGCGGGCAAGGGCAATGGCGCGGCGGCTGCGGCCTGGTGCGCGGCTTCGCGCTCCTGACGGATAGGGCAACCGTGACGTTGCTGGGTGATCGCGCTCGCTTTGCTCCGCCAGGCGCTCAAGGAGGCCAGCCAGGAAGAACCGGCGAGCGCACCCTTCTCCGCCACAATGACCACCAGACACACGTACCCCTTCCCGCCAAAACCACTTTTCTCATGCGTCAGGGCGATGAACTCATCATACAAACCCCTGGCGGCGGTGGCTTTGGCTCTCCGGCTCAGCGCGATCTGGACCAGATAGCGCATGATCGTGAGAGCGGCCTCTCTACCCTCTCATAG
- a CDS encoding alpha/beta hydrolase-fold protein, whose translation MKREYHRWHSTSLDRDMELLAFGYAGARVIAFPTSMGRFFDWEDRGLVGALSKHLERGWIQLYCVDSVDSESWYAKGRLPAERVQRHAQYDHYLLTEVIPFTAQENADPFVITTGASFGAYHAVNFALRYPHLVNRTIGMSGAYNIRHWADGYSDDTLYFNSPLDFISNEHEPERLTALQRQDIILAIGSDDPSCPSNQQLSGILWSKSIGNALRVWDGWRHDWPYWQEMIQRYIGGHD comes from the coding sequence ATGAAGCGGGAGTATCATCGCTGGCATAGTACATCACTTGATCGGGATATGGAGCTGCTGGCGTTTGGGTATGCTGGCGCGCGCGTCATCGCCTTCCCAACCTCGATGGGCCGCTTTTTCGACTGGGAAGATCGCGGGCTGGTCGGCGCATTGAGTAAGCATCTGGAACGTGGCTGGATTCAGTTGTACTGCGTTGATAGTGTTGACAGCGAAAGCTGGTATGCCAAAGGGCGTCTTCCGGCTGAGCGCGTACAGCGCCATGCCCAATACGATCACTATCTCTTAACCGAAGTCATACCCTTCACTGCCCAGGAGAACGCCGACCCCTTCGTCATCACCACCGGGGCCAGCTTCGGAGCCTACCACGCCGTCAACTTTGCCCTGCGCTATCCCCACCTGGTCAACCGCACCATCGGGATGAGCGGCGCTTATAATATTCGGCACTGGGCGGATGGCTACTCCGACGACACCCTCTACTTCAACTCCCCGCTCGATTTCATCAGCAACGAGCATGAGCCAGAACGCTTGACAGCCTTACAGCGCCAGGATATTATCCTCGCCATCGGGAGCGACGATCCCTCCTGCCCCAGCAACCAGCAGCTATCGGGCATCCTCTGGAGCAAGAGCATCGGCAACGCCTTGCGCGTTTGGGATGGCTGGCGCCACGATTGGCCGTATTGGCAAGAGATGATTCAACGGTATATCGGAGGACATGATTAG
- a CDS encoding carboxylate-amine ligase gives MTMKPPSLTIGIEEEYQIIDPETRELRSYITQMMEGEQTLLLQEIKPELHQSIVEIGTNVCQTPAEARAELVRLRKGVMDLAARGGLKIVAAGTHPFSSWMEQEITPQERYLGVHKDMQELARRLLIFGTHVHVAIEDREFLVDAMNVARYLLPHLLCLATSSPFWMGRLTGLKSYRSIIFRNFPRTGIPRVFDSWADLTSLVDTLVATNNIPDGTKLWWDIRPNWKYPTLELRICDVCTRVDEAVCVAAIFQAIVAKLWKLRRDNLTFRVYQPELIEENKWRAVRYGLDGKLIDFGKREELPARELIGELIGWFIDDVVDELGSRNEVEYAAHILAEGSSADRQLATYERTNDLKAVVDQLIQETAEGVVS, from the coding sequence ATGACTATGAAGCCACCATCCCTTACCATCGGCATTGAAGAAGAGTATCAGATCATTGACCCGGAGACGCGCGAACTCCGCTCCTACATCACGCAGATGATGGAGGGAGAACAAACCCTCCTCCTGCAAGAGATCAAGCCCGAACTACACCAATCAATTGTCGAAATTGGCACCAACGTTTGCCAGACCCCGGCGGAGGCGCGGGCCGAACTCGTGCGCCTGCGCAAAGGGGTCATGGACCTGGCGGCCAGGGGCGGGCTGAAGATCGTCGCTGCGGGGACACACCCGTTCTCTTCGTGGATGGAGCAGGAAATCACCCCCCAGGAACGCTACCTGGGCGTTCACAAGGATATGCAGGAACTGGCGAGGCGCCTGCTGATCTTTGGCACCCATGTGCATGTAGCGATTGAAGACCGCGAATTTCTGGTAGACGCCATGAACGTTGCCCGCTATCTGCTGCCCCATCTGCTCTGCCTGGCGACCAGTTCACCGTTCTGGATGGGCCGCCTTACCGGCCTGAAGTCCTACCGCAGCATCATCTTTCGCAACTTCCCGCGCACCGGCATTCCGCGTGTTTTTGATTCCTGGGCCGACCTCACCTCGTTAGTAGACACATTGGTCGCCACCAATAATATCCCTGATGGCACCAAACTCTGGTGGGATATTCGCCCAAACTGGAAGTATCCCACGTTGGAACTGCGCATCTGCGATGTCTGCACACGAGTGGACGAGGCCGTTTGTGTCGCGGCCATCTTCCAGGCCATCGTCGCCAAGCTCTGGAAGCTGCGCCGTGACAACCTGACCTTCCGTGTCTACCAGCCTGAACTCATCGAAGAGAACAAGTGGCGCGCTGTGCGCTACGGTCTGGATGGGAAGCTCATTGATTTTGGCAAGCGAGAGGAGCTGCCTGCGCGCGAATTGATCGGTGAGTTGATCGGCTGGTTCATTGATGATGTCGTGGATGAGCTAGGAAGCCGCAACGAAGTAGAGTACGCCGCCCATATTCTGGCGGAAGGCTCCAGTGCTGACCGCCAGCTAGCAACGTATGAGCGCACCAACGACCTGAAAGCGGTGGTTGATCAGTTAATCCAGGAAACCGCCGAAGGAGTGGTCAGTTAG
- a CDS encoding LLM class F420-dependent oxidoreductase: protein MQFGVFLPISGRAAGPDTLMEAAQSAEALGFDAIWSADRVVTPWQIRTPYPYSENHKFIVPPDRPFLDSLTCLAFLAGCTSKITLGISVLVLPYRHPLYWARVAVSIERLSKGRLIMGVGVGWMEEEFAALGVSYKSRGKMTDEQLQILDRLWGEEHASFNGQFYRFHDLAFFPKPLQQPRIPIWVGGEGAHAQQRAAKYGDAWFPYFVEVTTEELKAGYDTVRRAAAEMGRDPEQILLACCRPIEVTHEPVPPDAHYLRGTPEQLVEALMAYRAIGVSHLALQFMVPRWPERVEQIERFAQEVMPHVRA from the coding sequence ATGCAGTTTGGGGTCTTTTTGCCCATCTCAGGACGCGCCGCCGGGCCAGATACACTGATGGAAGCCGCGCAGAGCGCGGAGGCGCTGGGCTTTGACGCTATCTGGTCGGCTGATCGCGTGGTTACACCCTGGCAGATTCGCACGCCGTATCCCTACAGCGAGAATCACAAGTTCATCGTTCCGCCTGACCGTCCTTTTCTGGATTCGCTCACCTGCCTGGCTTTTCTCGCGGGCTGCACCAGCAAGATCACACTGGGGATCAGTGTCCTGGTGCTGCCCTATCGCCACCCATTATACTGGGCGCGCGTGGCCGTTTCCATCGAGCGTCTCTCCAAAGGGCGCTTGATCATGGGCGTCGGTGTTGGCTGGATGGAAGAGGAGTTTGCAGCCCTGGGGGTTTCCTATAAGAGCCGGGGAAAAATGACCGATGAGCAGCTTCAGATACTCGACCGCCTCTGGGGCGAGGAACATGCCAGCTTCAACGGCCAGTTCTATCGCTTTCACGACCTGGCTTTCTTTCCAAAACCACTCCAGCAGCCGCGTATCCCCATCTGGGTTGGCGGGGAAGGCGCGCATGCCCAACAACGCGCCGCGAAATATGGTGATGCGTGGTTCCCCTATTTTGTCGAAGTAACGACGGAAGAACTCAAAGCGGGCTATGATACGGTGCGGCGTGCCGCTGCTGAAATGGGCCGCGATCCTGAACAGATTCTCCTGGCCTGCTGTCGCCCCATTGAAGTGACACACGAGCCGGTTCCACCGGATGCGCACTATTTACGCGGCACGCCAGAGCAGCTTGTCGAGGCGCTGATGGCGTATCGAGCGATTGGAGTCAGCCACCTTGCCCTCCAATTTATGGTCCCGCGCTGGCCGGAGCGCGTAGAGCAAATCGAGCGTTTTGCTCAAGAGGTGATGCCACACGTTCGCGCGTGA
- a CDS encoding enoyl-CoA hydratase: protein MSYEAILVNHDTPVATITMNRPERRNALSVDMMNELVDAFKTLGREKEVRSIILAANGPAFSAGHDLRELVGGTINNYRYVFDVCTELMTTIQAIPQPVVAQVHRIATAAGCQLVATCDLAVAAEEARFATPGVRIGLFCTTPMVALSRAVGRKRALQMLLTGELVSAQTAAEWGLVNQVVPAEELAGAARALALSIAQASPLTVALGKQAFYSQIDLDQPKAYAYAKEVMSMNALAVDAQEGMCAFLEKREPTWVGN, encoded by the coding sequence ATGAGCTACGAAGCAATTCTGGTGAACCACGATACCCCGGTTGCTACCATCACGATGAACCGCCCGGAACGACGTAATGCCCTCTCGGTAGATATGATGAACGAGTTGGTTGACGCTTTCAAGACGCTGGGGAGGGAGAAGGAGGTCCGGTCCATCATTCTGGCGGCGAATGGTCCTGCGTTCTCGGCGGGTCACGATCTGCGTGAACTGGTTGGGGGTACGATCAATAATTACCGTTACGTGTTTGACGTGTGTACCGAATTGATGACGACCATACAGGCGATTCCGCAGCCGGTTGTTGCGCAGGTGCATCGCATCGCCACTGCGGCTGGATGTCAGCTTGTTGCAACCTGCGACCTGGCAGTTGCCGCTGAAGAAGCGCGCTTTGCCACGCCGGGCGTCAGGATTGGCCTCTTTTGCACGACGCCGATGGTTGCGCTGAGCCGCGCCGTTGGGCGTAAGCGCGCGCTGCAAATGCTATTGACTGGTGAGCTAGTCTCCGCGCAGACAGCCGCCGAATGGGGATTGGTCAATCAGGTGGTTCCCGCTGAAGAACTGGCAGGCGCGGCGCGCGCGCTGGCGCTCTCGATTGCTCAGGCCAGCCCGCTGACGGTGGCGCTGGGAAAGCAAGCGTTCTATAGCCAGATTGACCTGGACCAGCCCAAAGCCTATGCCTATGCTAAAGAGGTCATGAGCATGAATGCGCTGGCAGTGGATGCGCAGGAGGGCATGTGTGCCTTTCTGGAGAAGCGCGAACCAACCTGGGTGGGCAACTAG
- a CDS encoding polysaccharide deacetylase, giving the protein MTYQQVAGRVRLPAGKTVAVGLGVDFDALSLWDGTFHNLSPEYLSRGEFGAEVAAQRLLKLFEKHHIKTTWCIPGHTADTFPDPCREVVAAGHEVAHHGYAHENPTQLVREDERQVLMRGMDALARIGVKPRGYRSPGWDVSAHTLGLLEELGFTWDSSLMANDLHPYYPRQVTRPSTKKLGGYEVADAASVFGPPGRVLEIPVSWYLDDFPAMEFIARIQAGLTAVSHLEERWRAIFDYAASEEEGCCYTLTIHPQTSGRAHMLPMLDRLIAYMKERGAAFMTLSEIADATEIQRPG; this is encoded by the coding sequence GTGACCTATCAGCAAGTGGCAGGGCGGGTCAGACTCCCTGCCGGAAAGACGGTTGCCGTTGGGTTGGGGGTTGACTTCGACGCTTTGTCTCTCTGGGATGGAACCTTCCATAACCTTTCGCCGGAATATCTCTCGCGCGGCGAGTTTGGGGCAGAGGTGGCAGCTCAGCGGTTGCTCAAGTTATTTGAGAAGCATCACATTAAAACGACATGGTGTATTCCTGGTCATACGGCTGATACGTTCCCCGACCCCTGTCGAGAGGTGGTCGCCGCCGGACACGAAGTTGCGCATCATGGCTATGCGCATGAGAACCCGACGCAGCTTGTTAGAGAGGACGAGCGACAGGTTCTCATGCGGGGCATGGACGCATTAGCTCGCATTGGGGTGAAGCCGCGCGGGTATCGGTCTCCTGGCTGGGATGTGAGCGCGCATACCCTGGGCTTGCTGGAAGAACTGGGCTTCACCTGGGATAGCAGCCTGATGGCGAACGATCTGCATCCGTATTACCCGCGTCAGGTAACACGGCCCTCCACGAAGAAACTTGGCGGTTATGAAGTGGCGGATGCGGCCAGCGTCTTCGGCCCGCCCGGTCGGGTGCTGGAGATTCCTGTGTCCTGGTATCTGGATGACTTTCCGGCGATGGAGTTTATCGCTCGAATCCAGGCAGGTTTGACGGCGGTGAGCCACCTTGAGGAGCGATGGCGCGCGATCTTCGATTACGCGGCCTCGGAAGAGGAGGGGTGCTGCTATACACTGACGATTCATCCGCAGACAAGTGGCCGGGCGCATATGCTGCCCATGCTTGACCGGCTGATCGCATATATGAAAGAGCGGGGAGCCGCTTTCATGACGCTGAGCGAGATCGCCGACGCCACAGAGATTCAGCGGCCTGGATAG